In a genomic window of Croceibacterium sp. TMG7-5b_MA50:
- a CDS encoding molybdopterin-binding protein produces MTDRIWTAALIVIGDEILSGRTQDKNIAQIAGWLGVQAIRLAEVRVVPDVEERIVEAVNQLRARNDYLFTTGGIGPTHDDITVDAVAAALGVAVVEHPEARAMLEEYYSTRGGTNPARLRMARVPEGAELIPNRISGAPGIRHGNIFLMAGVPGITAGMLDMLSGTLEGGLPLLSETIGSPAPESEVADILRTVEKAHEGCQIGSYPFFKEGRSGANFVIRSTDAAMLASCRDTLCDALGAAGWDWTPGGL; encoded by the coding sequence ATGACAGACCGCATCTGGACCGCCGCGCTGATCGTGATCGGGGACGAGATCCTCTCCGGCCGGACGCAGGACAAGAACATCGCGCAGATCGCCGGGTGGCTGGGGGTGCAGGCGATCCGGCTGGCGGAGGTGCGGGTGGTGCCCGATGTGGAGGAGCGGATCGTGGAGGCGGTGAACCAGCTTCGCGCCCGCAACGATTACCTGTTCACCACCGGCGGGATCGGGCCGACGCATGACGACATCACCGTGGACGCGGTCGCCGCCGCCCTGGGCGTGGCCGTCGTCGAGCATCCGGAGGCGCGGGCCATGCTGGAGGAGTATTACTCCACCCGCGGCGGGACCAATCCGGCGCGGCTGCGGATGGCGCGGGTGCCGGAAGGGGCGGAGCTGATCCCCAACCGGATCAGCGGGGCGCCGGGGATCAGGCATGGCAACATCTTCCTGATGGCGGGGGTGCCGGGGATCACCGCGGGGATGCTCGACATGCTGAGCGGCACGCTGGAGGGCGGGCTGCCGCTGCTGTCCGAGACGATCGGCAGCCCCGCGCCGGAGAGCGAGGTGGCGGACATCCTGCGCACCGTGGAGAAGGCCCATGAGGGATGCCAGATCGGCAGCTATCCCTTTTTCAAAGAGGGGCGCAGCGGCGCCAACTTCGTGATCCGCAGCACCGATGCGGCGATGCTGGCTTCGTGCCGCGACACTTTGTGCGATGCCCTGGGTGCTGCCGGGTGGGACTGGACGCCCGGCGGGTTGTAG
- a CDS encoding magnesium and cobalt transport protein CorA — protein sequence MTIAAARRYRNGSVIDHQLAPDAPPAGEGEFDWIGLVEPTEEEMDEVSARYHLHPLAVEDALGRRQMPKAESYAHQLFVVAKTAAFADDDRIVYGQTAIFMGADFIVSVRQGNDQGHHALRQEMESLPDRLAEGPDIVLHGLLDFIVDNYSPLLDRLEQIVDEMEDAAVASFPRPDSIRRIFRLRREMRRFEEIAGRTEEVAGKLSQVPLPCIDEHARPYFRDIYDHAKRAESRARWLTDTLGNIVDIAGLLEQSRQGDISRQLAGWAAILAVPTAIAGIYGMNFENMPELQTRYGYFVVLGVMASICTGLYIRFRRMGWL from the coding sequence ATGACCATCGCCGCCGCCCGCCGCTACCGCAACGGTTCCGTGATCGACCACCAGCTCGCCCCGGACGCCCCGCCGGCCGGGGAGGGGGAGTTCGACTGGATCGGCCTCGTCGAACCGACGGAGGAGGAGATGGACGAGGTCAGCGCCCGCTACCACCTGCACCCGCTGGCGGTGGAGGACGCGCTCGGCCGGCGGCAGATGCCCAAGGCCGAAAGCTATGCCCACCAGCTGTTCGTGGTGGCGAAGACCGCCGCCTTCGCCGACGATGACCGCATCGTCTACGGCCAGACGGCGATCTTCATGGGGGCCGACTTCATCGTCAGCGTCCGCCAGGGTAACGACCAGGGCCACCACGCGTTGCGGCAGGAGATGGAGAGCCTGCCCGACCGGCTGGCCGAAGGGCCGGACATCGTGCTGCACGGCCTGCTCGACTTCATCGTCGACAATTACAGCCCGCTGCTCGATCGATTGGAGCAGATCGTGGACGAGATGGAGGACGCCGCCGTCGCCAGCTTCCCCCGGCCCGACTCCATCCGCCGCATCTTCCGCCTGCGCCGGGAGATGCGCCGGTTCGAGGAGATCGCCGGCCGGACGGAGGAGGTGGCCGGCAAGCTCAGCCAGGTGCCGCTGCCCTGCATCGACGAACACGCCCGGCCATATTTCCGCGACATCTACGACCATGCCAAGCGCGCGGAAAGCCGCGCCCGCTGGCTGACCGATACGCTGGGCAACATCGTCGACATCGCCGGCCTGCTGGAACAGAGCCGACAGGGCGACATCAGCCGGCAACTGGCTGGCTGGGCCGCGATCCTGGCGGTGCCGACGGCGATCGCCGGCATCTACGGCATGAATTTCGAGAACATGCCCGAATTGCAGACCCGCTACGGCTACTTCGTGGTGCTGGGCGTGATGGCGTCGATCTGCACCGGGCTCTACATCCGGTTCCGGCGGATGGGCTGGCTATAG
- the folD gene encoding bifunctional methylenetetrahydrofolate dehydrogenase/methenyltetrahydrofolate cyclohydrolase FolD — translation MAQVIDGKALAASVDEHTAAEVAALVAGGGPRPGLAVVLVGEDPASQVYVRRKIAGCRKVGIASFERLLPADTTQDDLLAVIEELNADPAVHGILCQVPLPPHIDQGLVLDAIHPDKDVDGFHPVNVGRLSTGTGGIVPCTPLGVMMLLDSVLPDLMGLDVVVIGKSNIVGKPIAMLLLEREATVTVTHIHTKGLPAIARKADVIVAAAGAPELVRGDWVKPGAVVIDVGITRVPGANGKDRLVGDVAFAELDHARAVTPVPGGVGPMTIACLLSNTVKAARAAAGERVMEAAEL, via the coding sequence ATGGCACAGGTGATCGACGGCAAGGCGCTGGCAGCGTCGGTGGACGAACACACCGCGGCGGAGGTCGCCGCGCTGGTCGCCGGTGGCGGCCCGCGGCCCGGCCTGGCGGTGGTGCTGGTGGGGGAGGACCCGGCCAGCCAGGTCTATGTCCGCCGCAAGATCGCCGGGTGCCGCAAGGTCGGCATCGCCAGCTTTGAACGCCTGCTGCCCGCCGACACCACGCAGGACGACCTGCTGGCCGTGATCGAGGAGCTGAACGCCGATCCTGCCGTCCACGGCATCCTGTGCCAGGTGCCGCTGCCGCCGCATATCGACCAGGGACTGGTGCTGGACGCGATCCACCCGGACAAGGATGTGGACGGGTTCCACCCGGTGAATGTCGGACGGCTGTCCACCGGCACCGGCGGCATCGTGCCCTGCACCCCGCTGGGCGTCATGATGCTGCTCGACAGCGTGCTGCCCGACCTGATGGGGCTGGACGTGGTGGTGATCGGCAAGTCGAACATCGTCGGCAAGCCCATCGCCATGCTGCTGCTGGAGCGGGAGGCGACCGTCACCGTCACGCACATCCATACCAAGGGGCTGCCCGCCATCGCCCGCAAGGCGGACGTGATCGTGGCCGCCGCCGGCGCGCCCGAACTGGTGCGCGGCGACTGGGTGAAGCCGGGCGCGGTGGTGATCGATGTCGGCATCACCCGCGTGCCGGGCGCCAACGGCAAGGACCGGCTGGTGGGCGACGTCGCCTTTGCCGAGCTGGATCATGCCCGCGCGGTGACCCCGGTGCCGGGCGGCGTGGGCCCCATGACCATTGCCTGCCTGCTGAGCAACACAGTCAAGGCCGCGCGCGCCGCCGCGGGCGAGCGGGTGATGGAGGCGGCGGAGCTATAG
- a CDS encoding methylenetetrahydrofolate reductase: MTDNPVSYAAIHPDWERARTSMADGYSLEMTANELDSLRAAAPLIRPRTQIAVTFLPGETVDQRVAAARLVRDLGFEPIVHLSARRLTSAAELDIYLARVTAEAGVRRVFVIAGDPSRSEGPFEDSLQIIDSGLLDRHGIAVVGIGGHPEGHPAVAREELWLWMERKLAAVRARGMLPLVVTQFGFDDDAIVNWVTELRARGIDVPVRIGVPGPAGIKRLLGFARRCGVGASAGVLRKYGISLTSLLGSAGPDRLVESLERRLGPDHGRVRLHLYPFGALTASAEWINGYAARH, encoded by the coding sequence ATGACTGACAACCCCGTCTCCTACGCCGCGATCCATCCGGACTGGGAACGCGCGCGCACCAGCATGGCCGACGGCTATTCGCTGGAGATGACCGCGAACGAGCTCGACAGCCTGCGCGCGGCGGCGCCGCTCATCCGGCCCCGCACGCAAATCGCGGTGACCTTCCTGCCGGGTGAGACCGTGGATCAGCGGGTCGCCGCCGCCCGGCTGGTGCGCGACCTCGGCTTCGAGCCGATCGTCCACCTGTCCGCCCGCCGCCTCACCTCCGCGGCTGAGCTCGACATATATCTGGCGCGTGTGACCGCCGAGGCCGGAGTCCGGCGGGTGTTCGTGATCGCGGGCGATCCCTCCCGCTCCGAAGGGCCGTTCGAGGATTCGCTGCAGATCATCGACAGTGGCCTGCTGGACCGGCACGGGATCGCGGTGGTCGGGATCGGCGGCCACCCGGAAGGGCACCCCGCTGTCGCGCGGGAGGAGCTGTGGCTATGGATGGAGCGTAAGCTGGCGGCGGTGCGCGCGCGGGGCATGCTGCCGCTGGTGGTGACGCAGTTCGGCTTCGACGACGATGCCATCGTGAACTGGGTGACGGAGCTGCGGGCGCGCGGGATCGACGTCCCGGTGCGCATCGGCGTGCCCGGCCCCGCCGGGATCAAGCGGCTGCTCGGCTTCGCCCGGCGCTGCGGCGTGGGTGCGTCGGCCGGGGTGCTGCGCAAATACGGCATCTCGCTCACCAGCCTGCTGGGCAGCGCCGGGCCGGACCGGCTGGTCGAATCGCTTGAGCGGCGGCTCGGACCGGACCATGGGCGCGTGCGACTGCATCTCTACCCATTCGGCGCGCTGACCGCGTCCGCCGAATGGATCAATGGCTATGCCGCCCGGCACTGA
- a CDS encoding alpha/beta hydrolase has translation MKLFLLPGLICDGGIFASQSAAFPQARALDGYDGADSLGAMAAAVLRHADSEGTAEFDLLGHSMGGRVVLEVFRMAPDRVRRLALVSTGVHPVGAGEQAKRHALRDLGRTHGFAALVDEWLPPMLAPANHADLYKPLRAMCLAQGQARFEADTAALLGRQEAASLLPRITCPVLVMTGALDGWASPAQHQAIADALPDATCVIVPDAGHMLPAEAPRAVNDAIAAWLAR, from the coding sequence TTGAAGCTGTTTCTTCTGCCCGGACTGATCTGCGACGGCGGGATCTTCGCCAGCCAGAGCGCCGCCTTCCCTCAGGCGCGGGCGCTGGATGGCTATGACGGTGCGGACAGTCTTGGCGCCATGGCCGCCGCCGTGCTGCGCCACGCGGACAGCGAGGGAACAGCCGAGTTCGATCTGCTGGGTCACTCCATGGGCGGGCGTGTCGTGCTGGAAGTGTTCCGCATGGCGCCCGATCGGGTGCGCCGGCTGGCGCTGGTCAGCACCGGGGTCCATCCGGTCGGGGCGGGGGAGCAGGCCAAGCGCCATGCCTTGCGTGATCTGGGCCGGACGCATGGCTTTGCCGCGCTGGTTGACGAATGGTTGCCGCCGATGCTTGCCCCGGCGAACCATGCCGACCTTTACAAGCCGCTCCGCGCCATGTGCCTCGCCCAGGGACAGGCCCGGTTCGAGGCGGATACCGCCGCGCTGCTCGGCCGGCAGGAGGCTGCCTCGCTGCTTCCCCGGATCACCTGCCCCGTGCTGGTCATGACCGGCGCGCTGGATGGCTGGGCTTCGCCTGCGCAGCACCAGGCGATCGCCGACGCCTTGCCCGATGCCACCTGCGTGATCGTCCCCGATGCCGGCCACATGCTGCCGGCGGAGGCGCCGCGCGCGGTCAACGACGCCATCGCCGCTTGGCTGGCGCGATAA
- a CDS encoding aminomethyl transferase family protein has translation MTETLQQKLEAAGDIVHFLRNQQTGPNVYPGVPAEHSNWRDEQRAWAETAVLFNQSFHMAELYVSGPDAFRLLEHLAVNSFRNFMPGKAKQFVPVTPDGYVIGDVILFHLAENEFNLVGRAPALEWVEFHAATGKWDVTVERDERTALRSDGRRRHYRFQLQGPNAMAVLERAMGQTPPDLKFFNMADVIVAGCTVTALRHGMAGQPGYELFGPWADYQTVHDALVAAGQDFGLTLVGGRTYSSNTLESGWLPSPLPAIYTGDDPLLVRYREWLSARSYEGMCSIGGSYVPDSVDGYYLTPWDIGYGHIVKFDHDFIGRPALERMKEQPHRTKVTLALNSEDVTRVLSSMFADGRRAKHMEFPSAVYAMHPFDEVRCDGRLVGLSTWIGYSANAGRMLTIAMLDADFAEMGREVTLVWGEPDGGTAKPTVEPHEQVEIRAVVSPVPYSAVARDSYADGWRHKGVGVSV, from the coding sequence ATGACTGAAACACTGCAGCAGAAGCTGGAGGCAGCGGGCGACATCGTCCATTTCCTGCGCAACCAGCAGACCGGCCCCAACGTCTATCCCGGCGTGCCGGCCGAACATTCCAACTGGCGGGACGAGCAGCGCGCCTGGGCGGAGACCGCCGTGCTGTTCAACCAGTCGTTCCACATGGCGGAGCTGTACGTCAGCGGGCCGGACGCCTTCCGGCTGCTGGAACATCTGGCCGTCAACAGCTTCCGCAATTTCATGCCGGGCAAGGCCAAGCAATTCGTGCCGGTAACGCCCGACGGCTACGTGATCGGCGACGTGATCCTGTTCCATCTGGCGGAGAACGAGTTCAACCTGGTCGGCCGGGCGCCTGCGCTGGAATGGGTCGAGTTCCACGCCGCCACCGGCAAGTGGGACGTCACGGTGGAGCGGGACGAGCGGACCGCATTGCGCAGCGATGGCCGGCGCCGCCATTACCGGTTCCAGTTGCAGGGCCCGAACGCCATGGCCGTGCTGGAACGCGCCATGGGGCAGACCCCGCCTGACCTGAAGTTCTTCAACATGGCGGACGTCATCGTGGCCGGCTGCACCGTTACCGCCCTGCGACACGGCATGGCCGGGCAACCGGGTTACGAGCTGTTCGGCCCGTGGGCGGATTACCAGACGGTGCATGATGCGCTGGTCGCCGCCGGGCAGGATTTCGGCCTGACGCTGGTCGGCGGGCGGACCTATTCGTCCAACACGCTGGAATCGGGCTGGCTGCCCAGTCCGCTGCCGGCGATCTACACCGGCGACGATCCGCTGCTGGTCCGATACCGCGAATGGCTGTCCGCGCGATCATACGAAGGGATGTGCTCCATCGGCGGGTCGTATGTGCCGGACAGCGTCGATGGCTATTACCTGACGCCGTGGGACATCGGCTACGGCCATATCGTCAAGTTCGACCATGATTTCATCGGCCGGCCGGCGCTGGAACGGATGAAGGAACAGCCGCACCGGACCAAGGTGACGCTGGCGCTGAACAGCGAGGATGTGACCCGCGTCCTGTCATCCATGTTCGCCGACGGGCGCCGGGCCAAGCACATGGAATTTCCCAGCGCGGTCTACGCCATGCACCCGTTTGACGAGGTGCGATGCGACGGCAGACTGGTCGGCCTGTCCACCTGGATCGGCTATTCCGCCAATGCCGGCCGCATGCTGACCATCGCCATGCTGGACGCGGACTTCGCCGAGATGGGGAGGGAGGTGACGCTGGTCTGGGGCGAGCCAGACGGCGGCACCGCCAAGCCGACGGTTGAGCCGCACGAACAGGTGGAGATCAGGGCCGTGGTCAGCCCGGTGCCCTATTCCGCCGTCGCCCGCGACAGTTACGCCGATGGCTGGCGGCACAAGGGCGTGGGCGTCTCGGTCTAG
- a CDS encoding chorismate mutase, which yields MTQAEPAADGPKTDPVLAGYRRSIDNIDAALVCMLAERFRITQAVGEYKARTSLPPADPGREAQQVTRLRRLAVEADLDPEFSEKFIRFVIEEVIRHHQQHQAAEVEKG from the coding sequence ATGACGCAGGCGGAACCAGCGGCCGATGGGCCGAAGACCGATCCGGTGCTGGCGGGTTACCGCCGCTCGATCGACAATATCGATGCCGCATTGGTGTGCATGCTGGCCGAACGGTTCCGCATCACGCAGGCGGTGGGCGAGTACAAGGCTCGCACCAGCCTGCCCCCGGCGGACCCCGGGCGCGAGGCGCAGCAGGTGACCCGCCTGCGCCGGCTGGCGGTGGAGGCGGACCTCGACCCCGAATTCAGCGAAAAGTTCATCCGCTTCGTGATCGAGGAGGTGATCCGCCACCACCAGCAGCATCAGGCCGCGGAAGTCGAAAAGGGCTAG
- a CDS encoding polyprenyl synthetase family protein, translating into MSAEVVPLPARTPSLASILSLTQTAMNSVNQIILDRMQSEIPLIPALAGHLIAGGGKRMRPMLTLAGAAVCGYQGTRHHKLAAAVEFIHTSTLLHDDVVDGSETRRGKATANMVFGNPATVLVGDFLFARAFELMVEDGSLKVLKILSSASAIIAQGEVDQLVAQRRVETSEDRYLHIIGSKTAALFAAASRIAAVVAEGGEEQEQALDDYGRNLGIAFQLVDDAIDYDSTAAEMGKEKGDDFREGKMTLPVILAYARGTEEERSFWRDAIAGFRTEEADLAHAVTLIHRHDAITATRERARHFAERACDALSIFPDSKARAAMMEAARFAVSRGY; encoded by the coding sequence ATGAGCGCCGAGGTCGTCCCGCTTCCTGCCAGAACCCCGTCGCTGGCCTCCATCCTGTCGCTGACGCAGACCGCGATGAATTCGGTCAACCAGATCATCCTGGACCGGATGCAGAGCGAGATTCCGCTGATCCCCGCGCTGGCCGGTCACCTGATCGCCGGTGGGGGCAAGCGGATGCGGCCCATGCTGACGCTGGCCGGCGCGGCGGTGTGCGGATACCAGGGCACGCGCCACCACAAGCTGGCCGCCGCCGTGGAGTTCATTCACACCTCCACCCTGTTGCACGACGACGTGGTCGACGGGTCGGAGACGCGCCGGGGCAAGGCAACCGCCAACATGGTGTTCGGCAATCCGGCGACCGTGCTGGTCGGCGATTTCCTGTTTGCCCGCGCCTTCGAACTGATGGTGGAGGATGGCAGCCTCAAGGTGCTGAAGATCCTCAGCAGCGCCAGTGCCATCATCGCCCAGGGGGAGGTCGATCAGCTCGTCGCCCAGCGCCGGGTGGAGACGAGCGAGGACCGCTACCTCCACATCATCGGCAGCAAGACCGCCGCCCTGTTCGCCGCCGCCAGCCGCATCGCGGCCGTGGTGGCCGAAGGGGGTGAGGAGCAGGAACAGGCGCTGGACGATTACGGCCGCAATCTCGGCATTGCCTTCCAGCTGGTCGATGACGCGATCGACTATGACAGCACCGCAGCGGAGATGGGCAAGGAGAAGGGCGACGATTTCCGGGAGGGCAAGATGACCCTGCCGGTGATCCTGGCCTATGCACGCGGGACGGAGGAGGAGCGGTCCTTCTGGCGCGATGCCATCGCCGGCTTCCGGACGGAGGAGGCGGACCTTGCCCATGCGGTCACGCTGATCCACCGGCACGACGCCATCACCGCCACCCGCGAACGCGCCCGTCACTTCGCCGAACGCGCGTGCGACGCGCTGTCGATCTTTCCCGACAGCAAGGCACGCGCGGCGATGATGGAAGCCGCCAGGTTCGCGGTCAGCCGCGGATATTGA
- a CDS encoding M1 family metallopeptidase, with product MRRLAPFALTLAPALALGACSTTGAGTGRDTAVPPVLLTPEAQDEFSFAQPAVARVTHVDLDLALDFRARSVGGTATLDIAAADGAQEIVLDSNGLQISAITAPDGSALGWTAGDTVAGKGAPLTVRMGDARRITITYRSAPEADALQWLAPEQTAGGQQPFMFSQGQAINNRSWIPTQDSPGIRQTWTARITAPEPLTVVMSGIAQGQPEAIGDGRRAFRFAMEKPVAPYLIAVAAGDIGFATLGPRSGVWAEAATLERAAAELVDTEAMIDAAERLYGPYRWGRYDMIVLPPSFPYGGMENPVMTFLTPTFIAGDRSLTGLVAHELAHSWSGNLVTYASWRDGWLNEGVTSYIENRVVEEVFGPERAAQERMLSFAEVTGALEELGADAPGTTLRTPPVLDPIDYSSAIIYDKGALFLHTLERIVGRERFDPFLRSWFDAHAFQPATSAMFLDYLRRELVRGDTALEQRLMLDQWVYAPGLPANVARPDPQVFAGVETAAHAYAADRTIDAAAWRGWSTAERMRFLGSLPEKVSAAELARLDEALGLSSTGNAELRFLWLQAALRNRYDPAVPQAEAFLGTVGRNKFVAPLFATLVEQGEWGRPIAKRIYARTRPTYHSFTRGRVDRLLGVGG from the coding sequence ATGCGCCGTCTGGCCCCATTCGCCCTGACCCTCGCGCCGGCTCTTGCCCTGGGGGCGTGTTCGACCACGGGCGCGGGCACCGGCCGGGATACGGCGGTTCCGCCCGTGCTGCTGACGCCGGAGGCGCAGGACGAATTCAGCTTCGCCCAGCCGGCGGTGGCGCGGGTCACGCATGTCGATCTGGACCTGGCGCTGGATTTCCGGGCGCGCAGCGTCGGCGGGACCGCCACGCTGGACATCGCCGCCGCCGATGGCGCGCAGGAGATCGTGCTCGACAGCAACGGGCTGCAGATCAGCGCGATCACGGCGCCGGACGGGTCGGCGCTTGGCTGGACGGCGGGCGATACCGTGGCGGGCAAGGGCGCGCCCCTGACGGTGCGGATGGGCGATGCCCGCCGGATCACCATCACCTACCGCTCCGCGCCCGAGGCTGACGCGCTGCAATGGCTGGCGCCGGAACAGACCGCGGGCGGGCAACAGCCGTTCATGTTCAGCCAGGGCCAGGCGATCAACAATCGCAGCTGGATCCCCACGCAGGATAGCCCCGGCATCCGCCAGACGTGGACTGCGCGGATCACCGCGCCGGAGCCGCTGACCGTGGTCATGTCGGGCATCGCGCAGGGGCAGCCGGAGGCGATCGGCGATGGTCGGCGGGCCTTCCGCTTCGCCATGGAGAAGCCCGTTGCCCCTTACCTGATCGCGGTCGCCGCGGGCGACATCGGCTTCGCCACGCTGGGGCCCAGGTCCGGCGTGTGGGCGGAAGCGGCCACGCTGGAGCGGGCCGCGGCCGAGCTGGTCGATACCGAGGCGATGATCGACGCGGCGGAACGGCTGTACGGACCGTACCGCTGGGGCCGGTACGACATGATCGTGCTGCCGCCCTCCTTCCCGTACGGCGGCATGGAAAACCCGGTCATGACGTTCCTGACGCCGACCTTCATCGCCGGCGACCGCTCGCTTACCGGGCTGGTCGCGCATGAGCTGGCGCATAGCTGGTCGGGCAATCTCGTCACCTATGCCAGCTGGCGCGACGGCTGGCTGAACGAAGGCGTGACCTCCTACATCGAGAACCGGGTTGTGGAGGAGGTGTTCGGTCCCGAACGCGCCGCGCAGGAACGCATGCTCAGCTTCGCCGAGGTGACGGGCGCCCTGGAGGAGTTGGGCGCCGATGCCCCCGGCACCACGCTGCGTACGCCGCCCGTTCTTGACCCGATCGATTATTCCAGCGCCATCATCTACGACAAGGGCGCGCTGTTCCTGCACACGCTGGAACGCATCGTCGGGCGGGAGCGGTTCGATCCGTTTCTGCGCAGCTGGTTCGACGCCCACGCCTTCCAGCCGGCGACCTCCGCCATGTTCCTGGACTATCTGCGGCGCGAACTGGTGCGCGGCGACACCGCGCTGGAGCAGCGCCTGATGCTGGACCAGTGGGTCTACGCCCCCGGCCTGCCGGCCAATGTCGCGCGGCCTGATCCGCAGGTCTTCGCCGGGGTGGAGACGGCGGCGCACGCCTATGCGGCGGACCGCACGATCGACGCCGCGGCATGGCGCGGGTGGAGCACGGCGGAACGGATGCGTTTCCTCGGCAGCCTGCCGGAAAAGGTCTCCGCCGCCGAACTGGCGCGGCTGGACGAAGCGCTCGGCCTGTCATCCACCGGCAATGCGGAGCTGCGCTTCCTGTGGCTGCAGGCGGCGCTGCGCAACCGGTACGATCCGGCGGTGCCGCAGGCGGAGGCGTTCCTGGGAACGGTCGGCCGCAACAAGTTCGTCGCCCCGCTGTTCGCCACTCTGGTGGAGCAGGGCGAGTGGGGTCGCCCGATCGCGAAGCGCATCTACGCCCGTACGCGGCCGACCTATCACTCCTTCACGCGGGGGCGGGTCGACCGGCTGCTCGGGGTCGGCGGCTGA